The Apostichopus japonicus isolate 1M-3 chromosome 20, ASM3797524v1, whole genome shotgun sequence genome contains a region encoding:
- the LOC139961011 gene encoding uncharacterized protein isoform X4, with product MTEKEDIIQTLCDCMTLKDSVVKSEDSVKRLLAEIKMLGQRVVQSHKAIQKEEEPEPPMVSNMEQLPERPPEHLNL from the exons AtgacagagaaagaagacaTTATACAGACACTGTGTGACTGCATG ACGTTGAAGGACAGCGTAGTAAAATCAGAGGATTCCGTGAAGAGACTGTTAGCAGAGATCAAGATGTTAGGTCAAAGGGTCGTTCAGTCTCATAAAGCCatacagaaggaggaagagccag aaccacctatggtgtccaACATGGAACAGCTCCCAGAGAGACCTCCAGAACACTTAAATTTGTAA